A single Catharus ustulatus isolate bCatUst1 chromosome 7, bCatUst1.pri.v2, whole genome shotgun sequence DNA region contains:
- the ABI2 gene encoding abl interactor 2 isoform X3 → MAELQMLLEEEIPGGRRALFDSYTNLERVAEYCETNYIQSADKQRALEETKAYTTQSLASVAYLINTLANNVLQMLDIQASQLRRMESSINHISQTVDIHKEKVARREIGILTTNKNTSRTHKIIAPANLERPVRYIRKPIDYTILDDIGHGVKWLLRFKVSTQNMKMGGLPRTTPPTQKPPSPPMSGKGTIGRHSPYRTLEPVRPPVVPNDYVPSPTRTMAPAQQSPVRTASVNQRNRTYSSSGSSGGSHPSSRSSSRENSGSGSVGVPIAVPTPSPPSVYPAPAGSAGTSPLPATSAPAPTPPAPPAPSSTAPDAAAAAAGAQPLADGFTSPTPPAVSSTPSAGHPVQFYSMNRPAARHTPPTIGGSLPYRRPPSITSQTSLQNQMNGGPFYNQNPASLAPPPPSILQVTPQLPLMGFVARVQENNTPPPPPPVDEAVFDESPPPPPPPEDYEEEEAAVVEYSDPYAEEDPPWAPRTYLEKVVAIYDYTKDKEDELSFQEGAIIYVIKKNDDGWYEGVMNGVTGLFPGNYVESIMHYSE, encoded by the exons tcagCAGATAAACAGCGAGCCCTGGAAGAAACCAAAGCCTACACAACACAGTCGTTAGCAAGCGTAGCCTATCTGATCAACACTTTGGCCAACAATGTTCTCCAAATGCTGGATATCCAGGCATCCCAGCTGCGGCGCATGGAATCTTCAATCAACCATATTTCACAA ACGGTGGACATTCACAAAGAGAAAGTTGCTAGAAGAGAAATTGGTATCTTGActacaaacaaaaacacctcaAGAACTCACAAAATCATTGCACCAGCTAACTTGGAGCGACCAGTTCGCTACATCAGGAAACCTATTGATTATACAATTCTAGATGATATTGGACATGGAGTGAAG TGGTTGCTTAGATTTAAG GTCAGCACCCAGAATATGAAGATGGGTGGGCTGCCTCGCACAACACCGCCCACCCAGAAACCACCAAGTCCACCAATGTCAGGAAAAGGAACTATTGG GCGGCACTCCCCGTACCGCACGCTGGAGCCGGTGCGGCCCCCGGTGGTGCCCAACGATTACGTGCCCAGCCCGACGCGCACCATGGCCCCGGCCCAGCAGAGCCCCGTCAGAACGGCCTCGGTCAACCAGCGCAACCGCACCTACAG cagcagtggcagtagTGGAGGAAGCCACCCAAGTAGTCGGAGCAGCAGTCGAGAGAACAGTGGGAGTGGAAGTGTCGGTGTTCCCATTGCTGTTCCCACACCATCTCCTCCTAGTGTGTATCCAG CCCCTGCTGGCTCAGCTGGCACTTCTCCCCTTCCTGCtacctctgctcctgcccccactcctcctgctcctcctgccccttcctccaCTGccccagatgctgctgctgctgctgcaggagctcagcccctTGCTGATGGCTTCACCTCTCCAACTCCCCCTGCTGTTTCTTCCACACCCTCTGCAG GTCACCCAGTTCAGTTCTACAGCATGAACAGGCCTGCAGCTCGGCACACGCCCCCAACCATCGGGGGCTCTTTGCCGTATCGGCGGCCTCCTTCCATCACATCACAGACCAGCCTTCAGAACCAGATGAATGGGGGCCCCTTCTACAACCAGAACCCAG catcccttgctcctcctcccccctcCATCCTACAGGTAACTCCACAGTTACCACTAATGGGATTTGTGGCCAGAGTTCAAGAAAACA atACTCCTCCCCCTCCACCGCCTGTGGATGAGGCAGTGTTTGATGAGTCTCCACCTCCACCCCCACCTCCAGAGGAttatgaggaggaggaagcagctgtGGTGGAGTACAGCGATCCCTATGCTGAGGAggaccctccctgggcaccaaGGACATACTTAGAAAAGG TGGTGGCAATCTATGACTACACCAAGGACAAGGAAGATGAGCTCTCATTTCAGGAAGGTGCCATCATTTACGTCATCAAGAAAAATGATGATGGCTGGTATGAGGGGGTCATGAACGGAGTGACGGGGCTGTTCCCGGGGAACTATGTGGAGTCGATCATGCATTACTCAGAGTGA
- the ABI2 gene encoding abl interactor 2 isoform X1 — MAELQMLLEEEIPGGRRALFDSYTNLERVAEYCETNYIQSADKQRALEETKAYTTQSLASVAYLINTLANNVLQMLDIQASQLRRMESSINHISQTVDIHKEKVARREIGILTTNKNTSRTHKIIAPANLERPVRYIRKPIDYTILDDIGHGVKWLLRFKVSTQNMKMGGLPRTTPPTQKPPSPPMSGKGTIGRHSPYRTLEPVRPPVVPNDYVPSPTRTMAPAQQSPVRTASVNQRNRTYSSSGSSGGSHPSSRSSSRENSGSGSVGVPIAVPTPSPPSVYPAPAGSAGTSPLPATSAPAPTPPAPPAPSSTAPDAAAAAAGAQPLADGFTSPTPPAVSSTPSAGHPVQFYSMNRPAARHTPPTIGGSLPYRRPPSITSQTSLQNQMNGGPFYNQNPASLAPPPPSILQVTPQLPLMGFVARVQENISDTPPPPPPVDEAVFDESPPPPPPPEDYEEEEAAVVEYSDPYAEEDPPWAPRTYLEKVVAIYDYTKDKEDELSFQEGAIIYVIKKNDDGWYEGVMNGVTGLFPGNYVESIMHYSE; from the exons tcagCAGATAAACAGCGAGCCCTGGAAGAAACCAAAGCCTACACAACACAGTCGTTAGCAAGCGTAGCCTATCTGATCAACACTTTGGCCAACAATGTTCTCCAAATGCTGGATATCCAGGCATCCCAGCTGCGGCGCATGGAATCTTCAATCAACCATATTTCACAA ACGGTGGACATTCACAAAGAGAAAGTTGCTAGAAGAGAAATTGGTATCTTGActacaaacaaaaacacctcaAGAACTCACAAAATCATTGCACCAGCTAACTTGGAGCGACCAGTTCGCTACATCAGGAAACCTATTGATTATACAATTCTAGATGATATTGGACATGGAGTGAAG TGGTTGCTTAGATTTAAG GTCAGCACCCAGAATATGAAGATGGGTGGGCTGCCTCGCACAACACCGCCCACCCAGAAACCACCAAGTCCACCAATGTCAGGAAAAGGAACTATTGG GCGGCACTCCCCGTACCGCACGCTGGAGCCGGTGCGGCCCCCGGTGGTGCCCAACGATTACGTGCCCAGCCCGACGCGCACCATGGCCCCGGCCCAGCAGAGCCCCGTCAGAACGGCCTCGGTCAACCAGCGCAACCGCACCTACAG cagcagtggcagtagTGGAGGAAGCCACCCAAGTAGTCGGAGCAGCAGTCGAGAGAACAGTGGGAGTGGAAGTGTCGGTGTTCCCATTGCTGTTCCCACACCATCTCCTCCTAGTGTGTATCCAG CCCCTGCTGGCTCAGCTGGCACTTCTCCCCTTCCTGCtacctctgctcctgcccccactcctcctgctcctcctgccccttcctccaCTGccccagatgctgctgctgctgctgcaggagctcagcccctTGCTGATGGCTTCACCTCTCCAACTCCCCCTGCTGTTTCTTCCACACCCTCTGCAG GTCACCCAGTTCAGTTCTACAGCATGAACAGGCCTGCAGCTCGGCACACGCCCCCAACCATCGGGGGCTCTTTGCCGTATCGGCGGCCTCCTTCCATCACATCACAGACCAGCCTTCAGAACCAGATGAATGGGGGCCCCTTCTACAACCAGAACCCAG catcccttgctcctcctcccccctcCATCCTACAGGTAACTCCACAGTTACCACTAATGGGATTTGTGGCCAGAGTTCAAGAAAACA tttcagatACTCCTCCCCCTCCACCGCCTGTGGATGAGGCAGTGTTTGATGAGTCTCCACCTCCACCCCCACCTCCAGAGGAttatgaggaggaggaagcagctgtGGTGGAGTACAGCGATCCCTATGCTGAGGAggaccctccctgggcaccaaGGACATACTTAGAAAAGG TGGTGGCAATCTATGACTACACCAAGGACAAGGAAGATGAGCTCTCATTTCAGGAAGGTGCCATCATTTACGTCATCAAGAAAAATGATGATGGCTGGTATGAGGGGGTCATGAACGGAGTGACGGGGCTGTTCCCGGGGAACTATGTGGAGTCGATCATGCATTACTCAGAGTGA
- the ABI2 gene encoding abl interactor 2 isoform X7: protein MAELQMLLEEEIPGGRRALFDSYTNLERVAEYCETNYIQSADKQRALEETKAYTTQSLASVAYLINTLANNVLQMLDIQASQLRRMESSINHISQTVDIHKEKVARREIGILTTNKNTSRTHKIIAPANLERPVRYIRKPIDYTILDDIGHGVKWLLRFKVSTQNMKMGGLPRTTPPTQKPPSPPMSGKGTIGRHSPYRTLEPVRPPVVPNDYVPSPTRTMAPAQQSPVRTASVNQRNRTYSSSGSSGGSHPSSRSSSRENSGSGSVGVPIAVPTPSPPSVYPGHPVQFYSMNRPAARHTPPTIGGSLPYRRPPSITSQTSLQNQMNGGPFYNQNPASLAPPPPSILQVTPQLPLMGFVARVQENNTPPPPPPVDEAVFDESPPPPPPPEDYEEEEAAVVEYSDPYAEEDPPWAPRTYLEKVVAIYDYTKDKEDELSFQEGAIIYVIKKNDDGWYEGVMNGVTGLFPGNYVESIMHYSE from the exons tcagCAGATAAACAGCGAGCCCTGGAAGAAACCAAAGCCTACACAACACAGTCGTTAGCAAGCGTAGCCTATCTGATCAACACTTTGGCCAACAATGTTCTCCAAATGCTGGATATCCAGGCATCCCAGCTGCGGCGCATGGAATCTTCAATCAACCATATTTCACAA ACGGTGGACATTCACAAAGAGAAAGTTGCTAGAAGAGAAATTGGTATCTTGActacaaacaaaaacacctcaAGAACTCACAAAATCATTGCACCAGCTAACTTGGAGCGACCAGTTCGCTACATCAGGAAACCTATTGATTATACAATTCTAGATGATATTGGACATGGAGTGAAG TGGTTGCTTAGATTTAAG GTCAGCACCCAGAATATGAAGATGGGTGGGCTGCCTCGCACAACACCGCCCACCCAGAAACCACCAAGTCCACCAATGTCAGGAAAAGGAACTATTGG GCGGCACTCCCCGTACCGCACGCTGGAGCCGGTGCGGCCCCCGGTGGTGCCCAACGATTACGTGCCCAGCCCGACGCGCACCATGGCCCCGGCCCAGCAGAGCCCCGTCAGAACGGCCTCGGTCAACCAGCGCAACCGCACCTACAG cagcagtggcagtagTGGAGGAAGCCACCCAAGTAGTCGGAGCAGCAGTCGAGAGAACAGTGGGAGTGGAAGTGTCGGTGTTCCCATTGCTGTTCCCACACCATCTCCTCCTAGTGTGTATCCAG GTCACCCAGTTCAGTTCTACAGCATGAACAGGCCTGCAGCTCGGCACACGCCCCCAACCATCGGGGGCTCTTTGCCGTATCGGCGGCCTCCTTCCATCACATCACAGACCAGCCTTCAGAACCAGATGAATGGGGGCCCCTTCTACAACCAGAACCCAG catcccttgctcctcctcccccctcCATCCTACAGGTAACTCCACAGTTACCACTAATGGGATTTGTGGCCAGAGTTCAAGAAAACA atACTCCTCCCCCTCCACCGCCTGTGGATGAGGCAGTGTTTGATGAGTCTCCACCTCCACCCCCACCTCCAGAGGAttatgaggaggaggaagcagctgtGGTGGAGTACAGCGATCCCTATGCTGAGGAggaccctccctgggcaccaaGGACATACTTAGAAAAGG TGGTGGCAATCTATGACTACACCAAGGACAAGGAAGATGAGCTCTCATTTCAGGAAGGTGCCATCATTTACGTCATCAAGAAAAATGATGATGGCTGGTATGAGGGGGTCATGAACGGAGTGACGGGGCTGTTCCCGGGGAACTATGTGGAGTCGATCATGCATTACTCAGAGTGA
- the ABI2 gene encoding abl interactor 2 isoform X5 translates to MAELQMLLEEEIPGGRRALFDSYTNLERVAEYCETNYIQSADKQRALEETKAYTTQSLASVAYLINTLANNVLQMLDIQASQLRRMESSINHISQTVDIHKEKVARREIGILTTNKNTSRTHKIIAPANLERPVRYIRKPIDYTILDDIGHGVKWLLRFKVSTQNMKMGGLPRTTPPTQKPPSPPMSGKGTIGRHSPYRTLEPVRPPVVPNDYVPSPTRTMAPAQQSPVRTASVNQRNRTYSSSGSSGGSHPSSRSSSRENSGSGSVGVPIAVPTPSPPSVYPGHPVQFYSMNRPAARHTPPTIGGSLPYRRPPSITSQTSLQNQMNGGPFYNQNPASLAPPPPSILQVTPQLPLMGFVARVQENISDTPPPPPPVDEAVFDESPPPPPPPEDYEEEEAAVVEYSDPYAEEDPPWAPRTYLEKVVAIYDYTKDKEDELSFQEGAIIYVIKKNDDGWYEGVMNGVTGLFPGNYVESIMHYSE, encoded by the exons tcagCAGATAAACAGCGAGCCCTGGAAGAAACCAAAGCCTACACAACACAGTCGTTAGCAAGCGTAGCCTATCTGATCAACACTTTGGCCAACAATGTTCTCCAAATGCTGGATATCCAGGCATCCCAGCTGCGGCGCATGGAATCTTCAATCAACCATATTTCACAA ACGGTGGACATTCACAAAGAGAAAGTTGCTAGAAGAGAAATTGGTATCTTGActacaaacaaaaacacctcaAGAACTCACAAAATCATTGCACCAGCTAACTTGGAGCGACCAGTTCGCTACATCAGGAAACCTATTGATTATACAATTCTAGATGATATTGGACATGGAGTGAAG TGGTTGCTTAGATTTAAG GTCAGCACCCAGAATATGAAGATGGGTGGGCTGCCTCGCACAACACCGCCCACCCAGAAACCACCAAGTCCACCAATGTCAGGAAAAGGAACTATTGG GCGGCACTCCCCGTACCGCACGCTGGAGCCGGTGCGGCCCCCGGTGGTGCCCAACGATTACGTGCCCAGCCCGACGCGCACCATGGCCCCGGCCCAGCAGAGCCCCGTCAGAACGGCCTCGGTCAACCAGCGCAACCGCACCTACAG cagcagtggcagtagTGGAGGAAGCCACCCAAGTAGTCGGAGCAGCAGTCGAGAGAACAGTGGGAGTGGAAGTGTCGGTGTTCCCATTGCTGTTCCCACACCATCTCCTCCTAGTGTGTATCCAG GTCACCCAGTTCAGTTCTACAGCATGAACAGGCCTGCAGCTCGGCACACGCCCCCAACCATCGGGGGCTCTTTGCCGTATCGGCGGCCTCCTTCCATCACATCACAGACCAGCCTTCAGAACCAGATGAATGGGGGCCCCTTCTACAACCAGAACCCAG catcccttgctcctcctcccccctcCATCCTACAGGTAACTCCACAGTTACCACTAATGGGATTTGTGGCCAGAGTTCAAGAAAACA tttcagatACTCCTCCCCCTCCACCGCCTGTGGATGAGGCAGTGTTTGATGAGTCTCCACCTCCACCCCCACCTCCAGAGGAttatgaggaggaggaagcagctgtGGTGGAGTACAGCGATCCCTATGCTGAGGAggaccctccctgggcaccaaGGACATACTTAGAAAAGG TGGTGGCAATCTATGACTACACCAAGGACAAGGAAGATGAGCTCTCATTTCAGGAAGGTGCCATCATTTACGTCATCAAGAAAAATGATGATGGCTGGTATGAGGGGGTCATGAACGGAGTGACGGGGCTGTTCCCGGGGAACTATGTGGAGTCGATCATGCATTACTCAGAGTGA
- the ABI2 gene encoding abl interactor 2 isoform X11: protein MAELQMLLEEEIPGGRRALFDSYTNLERVAEYCETNYIQSADKQRALEETKAYTTQSLASVAYLINTLANNVLQMLDIQASQLRRMESSINHISQTVDIHKEKVARREIGILTTNKNTSRTHKIIAPANLERPVRYIRKPIDYTILDDIGHGVKVSTQNMKMGGLPRTTPPTQKPPSPPMSGKGTIGRHSPYRTLEPVRPPVVPNDYVPSPTRTMAPAQQSPVRTASVNQRNRTYSSSGSSGGSHPSSRSSSRENSGSGSVGVPIAVPTPSPPSVYPGHPVQFYSMNRPAARHTPPTIGGSLPYRRPPSITSQTSLQNQMNGGPFYNQNPASLAPPPPSILQVTPQLPLMGFVARVQENNTPPPPPPVDEAVFDESPPPPPPPEDYEEEEAAVVEYSDPYAEEDPPWAPRTYLEKVVAIYDYTKDKEDELSFQEGAIIYVIKKNDDGWYEGVMNGVTGLFPGNYVESIMHYSE from the exons tcagCAGATAAACAGCGAGCCCTGGAAGAAACCAAAGCCTACACAACACAGTCGTTAGCAAGCGTAGCCTATCTGATCAACACTTTGGCCAACAATGTTCTCCAAATGCTGGATATCCAGGCATCCCAGCTGCGGCGCATGGAATCTTCAATCAACCATATTTCACAA ACGGTGGACATTCACAAAGAGAAAGTTGCTAGAAGAGAAATTGGTATCTTGActacaaacaaaaacacctcaAGAACTCACAAAATCATTGCACCAGCTAACTTGGAGCGACCAGTTCGCTACATCAGGAAACCTATTGATTATACAATTCTAGATGATATTGGACATGGAGTGAAG GTCAGCACCCAGAATATGAAGATGGGTGGGCTGCCTCGCACAACACCGCCCACCCAGAAACCACCAAGTCCACCAATGTCAGGAAAAGGAACTATTGG GCGGCACTCCCCGTACCGCACGCTGGAGCCGGTGCGGCCCCCGGTGGTGCCCAACGATTACGTGCCCAGCCCGACGCGCACCATGGCCCCGGCCCAGCAGAGCCCCGTCAGAACGGCCTCGGTCAACCAGCGCAACCGCACCTACAG cagcagtggcagtagTGGAGGAAGCCACCCAAGTAGTCGGAGCAGCAGTCGAGAGAACAGTGGGAGTGGAAGTGTCGGTGTTCCCATTGCTGTTCCCACACCATCTCCTCCTAGTGTGTATCCAG GTCACCCAGTTCAGTTCTACAGCATGAACAGGCCTGCAGCTCGGCACACGCCCCCAACCATCGGGGGCTCTTTGCCGTATCGGCGGCCTCCTTCCATCACATCACAGACCAGCCTTCAGAACCAGATGAATGGGGGCCCCTTCTACAACCAGAACCCAG catcccttgctcctcctcccccctcCATCCTACAGGTAACTCCACAGTTACCACTAATGGGATTTGTGGCCAGAGTTCAAGAAAACA atACTCCTCCCCCTCCACCGCCTGTGGATGAGGCAGTGTTTGATGAGTCTCCACCTCCACCCCCACCTCCAGAGGAttatgaggaggaggaagcagctgtGGTGGAGTACAGCGATCCCTATGCTGAGGAggaccctccctgggcaccaaGGACATACTTAGAAAAGG TGGTGGCAATCTATGACTACACCAAGGACAAGGAAGATGAGCTCTCATTTCAGGAAGGTGCCATCATTTACGTCATCAAGAAAAATGATGATGGCTGGTATGAGGGGGTCATGAACGGAGTGACGGGGCTGTTCCCGGGGAACTATGTGGAGTCGATCATGCATTACTCAGAGTGA
- the ABI2 gene encoding abl interactor 2 isoform X12 produces the protein MAELQMLLEEEIPGGRRALFDSYTNLERVAEYCETNYIQSADKQRALEETKAYTTQSLASVAYLINTLANNVLQMLDIQASQLRRMESSINHISQTVDIHKEKVARREIGILTTNKNTSRTHKIIAPANLERPVRYIRKPIDYTILDDIGHGVKVSTQNMKMGGLPRTTPPTQKPPSPPMSGKGTIGRHSPYRTLEPVRPPVVPNDYVPSPTRTMAPAQQSPVRTASVNQRNRTYSSGSSGGSHPSSRSSSRENSGSGSVGVPIAVPTPSPPSVYPGHPVQFYSMNRPAARHTPPTIGGSLPYRRPPSITSQTSLQNQMNGGPFYNQNPASLAPPPPSILQVTPQLPLMGFVARVQENNTPPPPPPVDEAVFDESPPPPPPPEDYEEEEAAVVEYSDPYAEEDPPWAPRTYLEKVVAIYDYTKDKEDELSFQEGAIIYVIKKNDDGWYEGVMNGVTGLFPGNYVESIMHYSE, from the exons tcagCAGATAAACAGCGAGCCCTGGAAGAAACCAAAGCCTACACAACACAGTCGTTAGCAAGCGTAGCCTATCTGATCAACACTTTGGCCAACAATGTTCTCCAAATGCTGGATATCCAGGCATCCCAGCTGCGGCGCATGGAATCTTCAATCAACCATATTTCACAA ACGGTGGACATTCACAAAGAGAAAGTTGCTAGAAGAGAAATTGGTATCTTGActacaaacaaaaacacctcaAGAACTCACAAAATCATTGCACCAGCTAACTTGGAGCGACCAGTTCGCTACATCAGGAAACCTATTGATTATACAATTCTAGATGATATTGGACATGGAGTGAAG GTCAGCACCCAGAATATGAAGATGGGTGGGCTGCCTCGCACAACACCGCCCACCCAGAAACCACCAAGTCCACCAATGTCAGGAAAAGGAACTATTGG GCGGCACTCCCCGTACCGCACGCTGGAGCCGGTGCGGCCCCCGGTGGTGCCCAACGATTACGTGCCCAGCCCGACGCGCACCATGGCCCCGGCCCAGCAGAGCCCCGTCAGAACGGCCTCGGTCAACCAGCGCAACCGCACCTACAG cagtggcagtagTGGAGGAAGCCACCCAAGTAGTCGGAGCAGCAGTCGAGAGAACAGTGGGAGTGGAAGTGTCGGTGTTCCCATTGCTGTTCCCACACCATCTCCTCCTAGTGTGTATCCAG GTCACCCAGTTCAGTTCTACAGCATGAACAGGCCTGCAGCTCGGCACACGCCCCCAACCATCGGGGGCTCTTTGCCGTATCGGCGGCCTCCTTCCATCACATCACAGACCAGCCTTCAGAACCAGATGAATGGGGGCCCCTTCTACAACCAGAACCCAG catcccttgctcctcctcccccctcCATCCTACAGGTAACTCCACAGTTACCACTAATGGGATTTGTGGCCAGAGTTCAAGAAAACA atACTCCTCCCCCTCCACCGCCTGTGGATGAGGCAGTGTTTGATGAGTCTCCACCTCCACCCCCACCTCCAGAGGAttatgaggaggaggaagcagctgtGGTGGAGTACAGCGATCCCTATGCTGAGGAggaccctccctgggcaccaaGGACATACTTAGAAAAGG TGGTGGCAATCTATGACTACACCAAGGACAAGGAAGATGAGCTCTCATTTCAGGAAGGTGCCATCATTTACGTCATCAAGAAAAATGATGATGGCTGGTATGAGGGGGTCATGAACGGAGTGACGGGGCTGTTCCCGGGGAACTATGTGGAGTCGATCATGCATTACTCAGAGTGA